In the genome of Engraulis encrasicolus isolate BLACKSEA-1 chromosome 21, IST_EnEncr_1.0, whole genome shotgun sequence, the window TAACAAACTTAAAATaatgtggggtcaaattgaccccaaggaacacagatggaaccaaaacgtgtacagcacttagggaaaacatttttgtggaaatttcacttttttcaccttgaccccatatatttaggaaaagtcatcaaagattaAGCAAaggaattatgtacttcatgtatttttcagacgttaaacattgaaaggggtcaaatagaccccaaggataacaggagatAATTAACATTTGTAGTACCtgacgtcaggtggtgcaactagagctaatgccactattgtaggCTATTAATTAAAAGAAATAGTTTGGTCATCAGTCTACTGTACACGAGAATGTGCTTTTTTGATGGTCCAGTAAGAACAGACAAGCAATGAATTCATACAAGGTATTACCTATTGCTGCTCCACCCTGATGCTCTTGCACAtcaagagtttcgttgcaaaatgacgtatgcACCATTCTTGACTTTTGCACTTTTTATTGGGAATAACCAGTGGTGGAATTAGACATGAATTCTTtctcttacacaaagaaaaaacaaacactttaacactggctacggttacatgatgtttttaattccaaattaatagttCGGAATTAAATAGTTCGGAATTAAAGTTATTTTGGGACGTGTACATGGCACTTACTCTTAATTCTGAATTACCATCTGGGGAAAACAAAGCATTTCGATTGGATAGAGGACACACGTgatgagcgagccaaataaggtgtGGGGTGTGTTCGCCAAACCTCCAGGACCTCTGGGACAGCTAATCATCTTCAGCCTTAACATATTTGCTTCAGCTGGGTCACATTTTggcatatactcatgaacggccatcagAGTACTTtactcgtaaatgtgcgttacgcccctttatgggtgaaaacaaaccgaatgtctcatcaactacatgctacatcggcttgtctaaatgaacacagtccatgcttcagccacggctgtttggctctattatttgaacagccggcaacacaacacgttttcgccatgttgcgcgtgaacaacgctaatcTACAGGTcagtatctttcgtttattaaaccgcaacatcaccaattgacttgcatgggttgctttccacaaatgggcgtaacgcacatggaaaacgtcacgccgtccATGAGTATGGCCCCAAGATGTGGATCACTTAAAATGCTAATGTTAGCTTACCTGGTTAtcttagaaaaacgagtggtcaaaggaTAATGTGGGGTAAGTTTGttcagttcgtggtgcatttttacaaaacatggaagccacaacatttatagtcgcttagggactttaaattaagctaAACTTTCATGTAGGAAATCGAGCGGAAGTCCGCCATTTTTTCTCAAGGAAGCAAAGAGCATGTGGTCTTGCGCCATCGcgtggccaacgagcatgcgtggaacgaccggaattgttaattctgaataaaaggttacatgacagaggaacatgtttattctgaattaaaagcggaataaaccacccactttattcggaattaagtttaattccgaataaacttaATTCTGGttgggtaagtgtttacatgatgttttcaaagaggaattgagttttattcagaattaaagtgagatGATTTCGAATTGAATTTCTGATGTAAACGAGATCAATGTAGAATATATATAAAGAATGGTTTTCGGGTTCTTATGACGCCCGACAGTGTGACCATATTAAGTGGTTTCTGATTGCTATCTATGACTTTAAGAACGGGTTTTGGGCAGGTTTTTGTAGATgtatggtcatagaaatcaagacttctgtttaattctggaGGGATTTTGTGTTTTAACGGGCCTGTACACGTGTGTTACCAACACCATTTGGCTCGATAACAATTAATTAACAATTAACATCGAATGCGGCAGACCATTCATACAGATTCGCGCCTCGTGCCCCATTTGGCTCCTATTtttggaagtgtgccctctgctgttcatgagagaaactgtcGAATTGGTCGGCGTGAAGCGAGTAAAAACAGATAGACAAGCACTGTTCAGAAGTCTtatcatctacagtatgtgtgtattcttGCCAATGAAATACTTTGAGAACATACtgtttaaacctatataaaatgcattttgcaatgcaatgcaaaatacaaccagaagcactcagagagcgcagacctccgccaaggactgGGAGTTTCCGCAATTACATTTTTGGTCACTAGGGGTATCTAGATTTATatgccagcaatggtgaagaatctttaaaaaggtccggGTTCCGGCGGTTTGTGCTCcgaatcaccaccagaatttaattacTTGTTCCACaagtcattaccaacaactccacaaagtttcagccaaatctgttcgcaagtttttgagttatcctgttgacagacagacagacagacagacagacagacagacagacagacagacaaacagacagacaaatcaacgcgaccaaaaacattacttccttggcggagataaaaatggaaatttcccaaaatgttccaaaacggATATATGACATTTTGGAACGAAGCTCCTTAAATGTTAATGACCCTCACATCCATTGAGTTACACTTTATTTTGCTGCCCCTGTTATGTTGGGCAGGGACAGTGTCTCCCCAAGCCGATTGAATGATCTTGGCGCAAACAATTCTGATATATTACTGGCTGTTAGGATTGAAATCCCTTTTGGGGTTTAGATGCTCTGAAAATTAGatggatttttttcattttcatttttcttaAGACCATGATGGAGATCTTCAGGCCATGACGGAACTTCTTGCATGATTGACTTGAAATTGCTTCTACTAATctcagtaaaaaacaaaacaccaaaaacatatgcatgcagagatttgttttatTGGTAGGCCTATAGAATGACCCTGTGTATCAACATAAAGTGTTACTACATTTTAATGTCTGTCaaatgtgcgcatgtgtgagtatATGGTGAAAAAACAACAAAGTAATATAAGTATATAAACCTTAATTTTATGTTGTAAGTTCAACAAATACTGCATTAAACTTTGTCCATGCATATTGTAGACTAGAGATTTCTTATGTGTTTGTTGAAACATTGTTCACAATAGgatactgtattgtttttaacgAATCTTGTTTTCTTCATTGTTCAGAAGCGAATGAAGGACAAGAAAACCAATATGTCTACGTCAGAGAGGCAAAATCTTGGTATGACGCACAGAGCCACTGCCGTCAGCATTACACTGACCTGGCCAGTGTCAGGAATTCAGCGGAGCAAACAAAGCTGATGGAATTGAGTGGTGGATCTGCTATATCAATTGGTCTCTACAGAGACTTCTGGGAGTGGTCAGATCAGAACCCATCCACATTCCGTGCCTGGCAACCGGATCGTCCCAGCATTCCAACAGGCAAGGAGAACTGTGCGTACTACCAGGACGGTGGATGGGCTGACAGCTTGTGCTCAGAAAAGAAGGCCTTCATCTGTAACAGTGGTGAGTTTGTCACACGTTTTTTGCGTGccattagtgtgtgtgggtgtgtgggtgtgtgggtgcgtgcgtgtgtgcatgtgcgcgtgtgtgtgtgtgtgtgtaagagagagagagagacagaaagacagacagacagacagacagacagacagacagacagacagacagacagacagacagacagacagacagagacagagactgaaaaGAAAAGCTAACAGCCTTCCTCCATAGTCCCAAGCACACAGATGGTGAAAATTGCCATAAAGATGGACGCCCCTGTCAACATGGAGGACCCAGCCATCCAGGCAGCTTTGGCCGAGCAGGTGAGTAACAGTGGATTCCTTCATCATAGCCTTATACTATACAGCCATTCACTGACAAGCTTGTTAACATCAGATTCCATCAGAACCAATCCTCTCTCCCAACCTTCATCAGTCACCAAAAATATATGTCTATGCCTTCG includes:
- the LOC134437062 gene encoding lymphocyte antigen 75-like, coding for MNNKGFSTKFCSTPRVFVCYDEANEGQENQYVYVREAKSWYDAQSHCRQHYTDLASVRNSAEQTKLMELSGGSAISIGLYRDFWEWSDQNPSTFRAWQPDRPSIPTGKENCAYYQDGGWADSLCSEKKAFICNSVPSTQMVKIAIKMDAPVNMEDPAIQAALAEQIRQKLQESGQPVGHVSWKHQSDGKAFHQQKKNKQTRKKREKRNEL